One region of Coleofasciculus sp. FACHB-T130 genomic DNA includes:
- a CDS encoding sugar O-acetyltransferase: MEKTEKQKMLAGKLYRASDPELAAASKRASRLLRMYNATTEEELELRSQILNDLFAQVGSTVQIVPPFHCDYGSNIYAGNGLYMNYGCVILDCNTVHIGDNVLFGPYVQIYTAYHPTDPEIRQTGLELAAPINIGNNVWIGGGTIICPGVTIGDNTTIGAGSVVVKDIPENVVAAGNPCRIIRPAT, translated from the coding sequence GTGGAAAAAACGGAAAAACAGAAGATGCTGGCAGGTAAGCTATATCGAGCGTCTGATCCGGAACTTGCTGCTGCAAGCAAACGGGCGTCTCGTCTATTAAGAATGTACAATGCGACAACTGAGGAAGAGCTAGAGTTGCGATCGCAAATTCTCAACGACTTGTTCGCTCAGGTAGGCTCAACGGTTCAAATTGTACCTCCATTTCACTGTGACTACGGTAGCAATATTTACGCTGGCAACGGGTTGTACATGAATTATGGATGCGTAATTCTAGACTGCAATACCGTTCATATCGGTGACAATGTTTTGTTTGGTCCCTACGTGCAAATTTACACCGCCTATCATCCGACCGATCCTGAAATCCGTCAAACAGGTCTGGAACTCGCCGCACCCATTAATATTGGCAATAATGTCTGGATTGGAGGCGGCACTATCATTTGTCCAGGGGTAACAATTGGCGACAACACCACAATTGGAGCTGGAAGTGTTGTTGTTAAAGATATTCCTGAAAATGTTGTGGCTGCTGGAAATCCCTGTCGCATTATTCGACCAGCAACTTAA
- a CDS encoding response regulator, whose product MTKVLVIEDEEVIRESILDILIEGEFIAIGAENGSIGVQLAKELRPDLILCDVRMPELDGYEVLRALRSDPVTAPIPFIFLTADTTENFFHQGQLLGANGYLAKPFTTASLLEAIATHMRK is encoded by the coding sequence ATGACAAAAGTGTTGGTGATTGAAGATGAAGAAGTAATCCGTGAGAGCATCCTAGACATCCTGATTGAAGGAGAATTTATTGCCATTGGTGCTGAAAATGGCAGCATCGGAGTGCAATTGGCAAAAGAATTGCGTCCCGATTTGATTTTATGTGATGTGAGAATGCCAGAACTTGATGGGTACGAAGTTCTCAGGGCGCTTCGTTCCGATCCGGTTACAGCTCCAATTCCCTTCATCTTTCTCACGGCTGATACTACTGAAAACTTCTTTCACCAAGGGCAACTCTTAGGTGCAAACGGTTATCTTGCTAAACCGTTTACAACTGCTTCACTTTTAGAAGCGATCGCTACTCATATGAGAAAATAA
- a CDS encoding nuclear transport factor 2 family protein gives MSDEQEVLAANQAFYRGFEKKDIEAMSAICSQGTGTLCIHPGRKALKGGKEIRSSWEQIFKNTSYIEIETEIIATEIRDNIAYVVLVENVFQVSGGRRVKAQSMATNIFERMAQKWYLVHHHGSPLMR, from the coding sequence ATGAGCGACGAGCAAGAGGTATTAGCCGCCAATCAAGCTTTCTATCGAGGCTTCGAGAAAAAAGATATCGAAGCCATGAGTGCAATCTGTTCGCAAGGAACCGGGACTCTTTGTATACACCCCGGACGCAAAGCACTGAAAGGCGGCAAGGAAATTCGCTCTTCCTGGGAACAGATATTTAAAAACACCAGCTACATTGAAATAGAAACGGAGATTATCGCTACAGAGATTCGAGATAATATTGCCTACGTCGTGCTTGTCGAAAATGTGTTTCAAGTCAGCGGTGGTAGAAGAGTCAAAGCCCAGTCGATGGCAACGAATATTTTTGAGCGAATGGCACAAAAGTGGTATTTAGTCCATCACCACGGGAGTCCTTTAATGCGTTAA
- a CDS encoding PAS domain S-box protein translates to MLEFLNVFFSSGGFIPHGHCYLWKPGLVWLHIVSDSLIALAYYSIPVTLFYFVRKREDLPFDWIFLLFGSFIIACGTTHVMEIWTLWHPTYWLSGFVKAITALVSVYTAASLVPLVPKALALPSPAVLEATNRELENQIAYRLQIEEALQASEERFRSAFDYAAVGMALVATDGRWLEVNRSLCEIVGYSEQELLARNFQAITHPDDLETNLEYMHQMLAGKIQHYNVEKRYLHKQGHIVWIFLSGSLVHNAKGEPLFTAQFQNITQRKLAEEERKASQARLAGILDIAEDAIISVNETQQITLFNQGAEKIFGYTANEVIGQSLDLLLPKRAAIAHRQHIRNFDTSVGTARKMGERNEVFGQRKNGVEFPAEASISKLELAGEKIFTVILRDITERKRGEEALSQLASIVESSEDAIVGKTLDGIITSWNSGAERIYGYTAQEVKGQPISILLTPDRFNEMPSILARIKQGERIPPYETVRLKKDGSQIDVAITISPIKNRVGQVTGASAIARDISDRRAIERLKDEFVSIVSHELRTPLTSIRGALGLLAGGLLTAKPEKAQRMLEIAVSNTDRLVRLINDILDIERIESGQVAMENQICDAATLMLQASEVMRAMADKAGVTLSVSPLSAQLYADPDRIIQTLTNLLSNAIKFSPPSSSVYLSAEIQQTREPLVETRFPASGAGEGRTEKEVTSSPPQSLTLTVLFKVKDQGRGIPAQKLESIFDRFQQVDASDSRDKGGTGLGLAICRSIVQQHGGRIWVESTLNEGSTFFFTLPLLGGETRMLNAEDEGENLSEGDATTAPAENSPLATQDGAVPLPSDADNALGTPLVLVCDDEPAVCAVVQTLLEQRGYQVKTAFSGKEAVELALQEQPAVILLDLIMPGMNGWQTMAVLKQRPDTREIPIVIFSVLSPEQSNLLKSSLENQTFSSLLDRDLLQTDLGQLQQSEPSDAIASNAIVIENAAGSNIDSVDSPINDISPQVSLSPNSDDDKPRPPDFTGWVRKPLNEASLFQALEHSLQQAKVARVLLVEDDLDLARVLIARFERHGLETIHAKNGREAIQKLAKINPDLLVLDIVLPEYDGFAVVDWLRQCNRLRQIPIVVYSAKDLNNAERERLRLEQTEFLTKGRITPEQFEGRIIALLNRMVPNRKENCNGDNEAHPGN, encoded by the coding sequence ATGCTGGAATTTTTAAATGTCTTTTTTAGTTCAGGAGGGTTTATCCCTCACGGTCATTGCTACCTATGGAAGCCTGGTTTGGTGTGGCTTCATATCGTGTCCGATTCTCTGATTGCCCTTGCTTATTATTCGATCCCAGTGACGCTGTTCTACTTTGTCCGAAAGCGTGAGGATCTCCCATTTGACTGGATTTTTCTACTATTTGGCTCATTTATCATCGCCTGTGGTACCACCCATGTCATGGAGATTTGGACGCTTTGGCATCCTACCTATTGGCTGTCTGGGTTCGTCAAAGCAATTACCGCTTTAGTTTCGGTGTACACGGCTGCGTCTCTGGTGCCCTTGGTTCCTAAAGCGCTTGCTCTCCCAAGCCCCGCAGTGTTGGAAGCAACGAACCGAGAACTGGAAAACCAAATCGCCTACCGCTTGCAGATAGAGGAGGCGCTGCAAGCAAGCGAAGAACGATTTCGGAGTGCCTTTGACTATGCGGCGGTGGGAATGGCGCTAGTGGCAACAGATGGACGCTGGCTGGAAGTCAATCGTTCTTTATGCGAGATCGTTGGCTATTCGGAGCAAGAATTATTGGCTAGGAACTTCCAAGCGATTACGCATCCAGACGATTTAGAAACCAATCTGGAATATATGCACCAAATGCTGGCTGGCAAGATTCAGCATTACAACGTGGAGAAGCGATACCTCCACAAACAGGGACACATTGTATGGATTTTCTTGAGTGGATCGCTGGTGCATAATGCCAAGGGTGAACCGTTGTTTACTGCTCAGTTTCAAAACATCACGCAGCGCAAGTTGGCAGAAGAGGAGAGAAAGGCATCGCAAGCGCGACTGGCTGGGATTTTAGATATTGCTGAGGATGCAATTATTTCCGTAAACGAAACTCAACAAATTACCTTATTTAACCAAGGGGCGGAAAAAATATTTGGCTATACCGCCAATGAGGTAATTGGTCAGTCCCTGGATTTGCTGTTGCCAAAGCGGGCTGCGATCGCTCACCGTCAGCATATTCGCAATTTTGACACTTCTGTGGGTACCGCCCGGAAGATGGGAGAGCGCAACGAGGTTTTTGGACAGCGTAAAAATGGTGTGGAGTTTCCAGCGGAAGCTTCCATTTCTAAGCTGGAATTAGCTGGGGAAAAAATATTTACCGTAATTTTACGAGACATCACCGAACGCAAGCGGGGGGAGGAAGCTTTATCCCAACTAGCCTCGATTGTTGAGTCCTCAGAGGATGCAATCGTGGGCAAAACACTAGATGGAATCATTACCAGCTGGAACTCAGGGGCTGAACGAATCTATGGCTATACCGCCCAAGAAGTCAAGGGACAGCCAATCTCGATTCTGTTGACACCCGACCGCTTCAATGAGATGCCGTCAATTTTGGCAAGAATCAAGCAGGGAGAACGCATCCCCCCTTATGAAACCGTGCGCCTTAAAAAAGACGGCAGCCAAATTGATGTTGCCATTACGATTTCTCCAATTAAGAATCGGGTGGGTCAGGTGACGGGTGCCTCAGCGATCGCTCGTGACATTAGCGATCGCCGCGCCATAGAACGCCTCAAAGATGAGTTTGTCTCTATCGTCAGTCACGAACTGCGGACGCCCCTAACCTCGATTCGCGGTGCCCTCGGCTTGCTGGCAGGGGGTCTGCTGACTGCTAAACCGGAAAAGGCTCAACGGATGCTGGAGATTGCCGTCTCGAATACCGACCGCTTAGTGCGCCTGATTAACGACATCCTCGATATTGAGCGCATCGAGTCGGGTCAGGTGGCGATGGAGAATCAGATTTGCGATGCGGCAACTCTAATGCTTCAGGCATCAGAGGTGATGCGGGCAATGGCTGACAAAGCTGGAGTCACCCTATCCGTGTCTCCCCTATCCGCCCAACTGTACGCCGATCCTGACCGGATCATCCAGACCCTGACGAACCTACTCAGCAATGCCATCAAATTCTCGCCTCCTAGCAGCAGTGTCTATCTCAGCGCCGAAATTCAACAGACTAGGGAGCCGCTTGTAGAGACGCGATTTCCCGCTTCTGGAGCCGGGGAGGGTAGAACAGAGAAAGAAGTTACCTCCTCACCTCCTCAATCTCTCACCCTTACAGTCTTGTTCAAAGTGAAAGACCAGGGACGAGGGATTCCCGCACAGAAGCTGGAAAGCATCTTTGACCGATTCCAACAAGTTGATGCCTCTGACTCGCGCGATAAAGGTGGCACAGGTCTGGGGTTAGCAATCTGCCGCAGCATTGTGCAACAGCATGGAGGTCGTATCTGGGTCGAAAGTACGCTGAATGAAGGTAGTACCTTTTTCTTTACACTGCCCCTTTTGGGTGGTGAGACACGAATGCTGAATGCTGAGGATGAAGGGGAGAATCTCTCTGAGGGAGACGCGACAACAGCGCCAGCCGAAAACTCTCCTCTGGCTACTCAGGACGGTGCCGTGCCCTTACCTTCGGACGCTGACAATGCACTGGGTACGCCTCTGGTGCTGGTGTGTGATGATGAGCCTGCGGTCTGTGCCGTAGTCCAAACTTTGCTAGAACAGCGCGGCTACCAAGTCAAGACGGCTTTCTCAGGTAAAGAAGCTGTAGAATTGGCGCTACAGGAGCAACCTGCGGTGATTCTGCTCGACTTGATTATGCCCGGTATGAACGGCTGGCAAACAATGGCGGTTTTGAAACAGCGACCCGATACGCGGGAGATTCCCATCGTCATTTTCAGCGTTTTATCCCCAGAGCAGAGTAATCTCCTCAAATCTTCTTTAGAGAATCAGACCTTCAGTAGCCTGCTAGATAGAGACCTTCTGCAAACCGATCTGGGTCAGTTGCAGCAGTCTGAGCCGTCAGATGCGATCGCTTCCAATGCAATTGTGATAGAGAATGCAGCCGGTTCTAATATTGACAGTGTGGATTCTCCCATCAACGACATTTCGCCTCAGGTATCGCTTTCACCAAACTCAGATGATGACAAGCCGCGCCCTCCTGATTTTACCGGCTGGGTTCGCAAACCCCTGAATGAAGCATCCTTATTTCAAGCGCTGGAGCATTCGTTACAACAGGCAAAGGTTGCCAGAGTTTTGCTGGTGGAAGACGACCTGGATCTGGCGCGGGTACTGATTGCTCGATTTGAGCGACACGGTTTGGAAACGATTCACGCAAAAAACGGACGCGAGGCAATCCAAAAATTAGCAAAGATAAATCCCGATCTGCTAGTGCTGGATATCGTGCTGCCGGAGTACGATGGTTTTGCTGTAGTAGACTGGCTGCGTCAGTGCAATCGCCTGCGCCAAATTCCAATCGTGGTATATTCTGCTAAGGATTTGAACAACGCCGAAAGAGAGCGGTTGCGGCTGGAACAAACCGAGTTTCTCACTAAAGGTCGGATTACTCCAGAACAATTTGAAGGGCGCATCATTGCCTTACTGAATCGGATGGTTCCCAACAGGAAGGAAAACTGCAATGGTGACAACGAAGCGCATCCTGGTAATTGA
- a CDS encoding gamma-glutamyl-gamma-aminobutyrate hydrolase family protein, with translation MKSKPPLIGITTAGQLDTRLFSIRGDYVEAVRLAGGLPMLLPPGEPDPAAILERIDGLIFSGGGDIDPAVYNDSSHPTVYNVDHQRDTFELALAKLVLDTDIPVLGICRGLEILVVATGGNLVQHLPDEFGDAIAHRTHQSRFCEHHVQIDPDSRLAAMIGITESEIVSWHHQAVRTVPPGWRVTARASDGVIEAMEHEQHPWAIALQWHPELALQDPYQQRIFQALVETARKRTI, from the coding sequence ATGAAATCTAAGCCGCCACTCATTGGAATTACTACCGCTGGTCAGCTGGATACGCGCCTGTTTAGCATTAGAGGCGACTATGTAGAGGCAGTGCGCTTAGCGGGTGGCTTACCGATGTTACTACCGCCGGGAGAACCCGATCCCGCAGCCATTTTAGAAAGAATTGATGGTTTAATCTTTTCTGGCGGGGGTGATATTGACCCCGCGGTTTACAACGACTCATCCCATCCCACAGTTTATAACGTCGATCATCAGCGCGATACCTTTGAGCTAGCTTTAGCCAAGCTGGTTTTAGATACAGATATCCCAGTGCTAGGGATTTGTCGCGGCTTGGAAATTTTGGTAGTTGCAACGGGTGGCAATTTGGTGCAGCATCTGCCGGATGAATTTGGTGACGCGATCGCGCACCGCACCCATCAGTCTCGCTTCTGCGAACATCATGTGCAAATTGACCCCGATAGTCGCCTAGCAGCGATGATTGGCATTACAGAGTCGGAGATAGTCTCGTGGCATCATCAAGCGGTGCGGACAGTACCACCAGGGTGGAGGGTTACGGCACGCGCTTCTGATGGCGTAATTGAAGCGATGGAACACGAACAGCATCCTTGGGCGATCGCGCTTCAGTGGCATCCAGAACTCGCTCTCCAAGATCCCTATCAGCAACGGATCTTTCAGGCGTTAGTCGAGACAGCACGTAAGCGCACAATTTAA
- a CDS encoding glucosidase: protein MTPEETRLQEDRDRKAHWRRWGSYLSERQWGTVREDYSPDGSAWDYFTHDQARSRAYRWGEDGIAGISDNHQRLCFAIALWNGEDPILKERLFGLTGKEGNHGEDVKEYYFYLDNTPTHSYMKCLYKYPQQAFPYTQLVEENKCRGYQDREFELLDTGVFDSDAYFDIFVEYAKASPEDILIQISAVNRGTEEKTLHLLPTLWFRNTWSWNNSEDKPKIKKLKSDENLSILEATEATLGERWLYCEGNQGAETPPLLLFTENETNQERLFGVNNPSPYVKDGINNYIVSGQKDAVNPNQIGTKFAANYKLKIGAGETKVIRLRLSDIPSFAEPFGADFDTAFQNRKREADEFYEKVTSPCSLTEDRQNVQRQAFAGMLWNKQYYYYVVEEWLKGDPIHPSPKSRQNIRNSEWIHLFNDDIISMPDKWEYPWFAAWDLAFHVIPLATIDPDFAKRQLDRLTREWYMHPNGQLPAYEWDFSDGNPPVHAWATFRIYKIEQKMYGRTDKKFLERVFQKLLLNFTWWVNRKDIGGKNVFQGGFLGMDNIGVFDRNVELPTGGNLEQSDGTSWMGMYCLNMLAIALELAPENSAYEDIASKFFEHFLYIADAMNCMGDAETSLWDEADGFYYDMLHLPDGSYLPLKVRSMVGLIPLLAVATIEPETLEKLPGFQQRMQWFIQNRPNLKQNVACMETPGVGARRLLAIAYRDKLRRILEKMLDENEFLSPYGIRSVSKFHASNPYIFEVNGEEYRVDYEPAESRSGLFGGNSNWRGPIWFPINYLIIEALQKFHYYLGDDFQVECPTGSGQMMNLWEVATELSQRLTRIFLQDESGKRPVYGDSETFQNNPHWRDLILFYEYFHGDNGAGLGASHQTGWTGVVAKLIQQCGEYGGQNQASKPAQK from the coding sequence ATGACTCCAGAAGAAACTAGATTACAAGAAGACCGCGATCGCAAAGCTCATTGGCGGCGATGGGGGTCTTATTTGAGCGAACGACAGTGGGGAACGGTGAGAGAAGATTATAGTCCTGATGGCTCGGCTTGGGACTATTTTACTCACGATCAGGCTCGTTCTCGCGCTTATCGCTGGGGAGAAGATGGGATTGCCGGGATTTCGGATAATCATCAGCGGCTTTGTTTTGCGATCGCGCTTTGGAATGGAGAAGATCCGATCCTTAAAGAAAGGCTTTTTGGCTTAACTGGGAAGGAAGGAAATCATGGCGAGGATGTCAAGGAATATTACTTTTATCTTGACAATACTCCCACTCATTCTTACATGAAATGTCTTTATAAATATCCACAACAAGCCTTTCCTTATACTCAACTCGTTGAAGAAAATAAGTGCAGAGGTTATCAAGACCGAGAATTTGAATTACTTGATACTGGAGTCTTTGATTCCGATGCCTATTTCGATATTTTTGTTGAGTATGCCAAAGCTTCACCAGAGGATATTTTAATTCAAATCAGTGCTGTCAACCGAGGAACCGAAGAGAAAACTCTGCATCTTCTCCCAACTCTCTGGTTTCGCAATACCTGGTCTTGGAATAATTCTGAAGATAAGCCCAAAATCAAAAAGCTCAAAAGTGACGAAAATCTAAGTATTTTAGAAGCTACTGAAGCAACGCTGGGCGAACGCTGGCTTTATTGTGAGGGGAATCAGGGTGCGGAAACGCCGCCTCTACTGTTGTTTACAGAAAATGAAACAAATCAGGAAAGATTGTTTGGGGTAAATAATCCCTCGCCCTACGTAAAAGATGGAATTAATAATTATATTGTCAGCGGTCAAAAAGATGCTGTAAATCCTAACCAAATAGGAACTAAATTTGCCGCTAATTATAAATTAAAAATTGGTGCGGGCGAAACCAAAGTTATTCGGCTTAGGCTAAGTGATATTCCTAGCTTTGCAGAACCATTTGGTGCGGATTTTGACACAGCTTTCCAAAATCGCAAACGAGAAGCTGATGAATTTTACGAAAAAGTTACTTCTCCTTGTTCGCTAACAGAAGACAGGCAAAATGTGCAGCGGCAAGCTTTCGCGGGAATGTTGTGGAATAAGCAATATTATTACTATGTTGTAGAAGAATGGTTAAAAGGCGATCCGATTCATCCATCACCCAAGTCGCGGCAAAATATTAGAAATTCTGAGTGGATTCATCTTTTCAATGATGACATTATTTCCATGCCGGACAAGTGGGAATATCCTTGGTTTGCAGCCTGGGATTTAGCCTTTCATGTCATTCCCTTAGCAACAATCGATCCGGATTTTGCAAAGCGGCAACTCGATAGATTGACGCGGGAATGGTATATGCATCCCAATGGTCAATTACCAGCCTATGAATGGGATTTCAGCGATGGTAATCCGCCGGTTCATGCTTGGGCAACATTCCGCATTTACAAGATTGAACAAAAAATGTATGGTCGCACTGATAAGAAGTTTTTAGAGCGCGTGTTTCAAAAATTACTACTCAATTTTACCTGGTGGGTGAACCGCAAAGATATCGGAGGGAAAAATGTATTTCAGGGAGGTTTCTTAGGAATGGATAACATTGGTGTCTTTGACAGAAATGTAGAACTTCCTACAGGCGGAAACCTAGAACAGTCTGATGGTACAAGTTGGATGGGAATGTACTGTCTAAATATGCTAGCGATCGCGCTAGAGTTGGCACCGGAAAATTCCGCTTACGAAGATATCGCCAGCAAATTTTTTGAACACTTCCTTTATATCGCTGATGCGATGAACTGTATGGGCGATGCAGAGACATCTCTGTGGGATGAAGCAGATGGTTTTTACTACGATATGCTGCATCTACCTGATGGTAGCTATTTGCCATTAAAAGTGCGGTCAATGGTTGGGCTGATTCCCCTATTAGCAGTTGCCACGATTGAACCAGAAACTTTAGAGAAACTTCCAGGTTTTCAACAAAGAATGCAATGGTTTATTCAAAATCGCCCTAACCTAAAGCAAAATGTTGCGTGTATGGAAACGCCAGGGGTTGGTGCTAGAAGATTACTGGCGATCGCTTATCGAGATAAACTCCGCCGGATCTTAGAGAAAATGCTCGATGAAAATGAATTCTTAAGCCCCTATGGGATTCGCTCCGTTTCAAAATTTCATGCGAGTAATCCATACATTTTTGAGGTAAATGGAGAAGAATACCGGGTAGATTACGAACCCGCAGAATCCAGGAGCGGCTTATTTGGGGGGAATTCCAACTGGCGCGGGCCTATTTGGTTTCCGATTAATTATTTAATTATTGAAGCGCTTCAAAAATTTCATTACTACCTGGGTGATGATTTCCAAGTCGAATGTCCCACAGGTTCTGGTCAAATGATGAATCTCTGGGAAGTCGCCACAGAATTGTCGCAAAGGCTAACCCGAATTTTCCTTCAGGATGAATCAGGTAAACGTCCGGTTTATGGCGACTCGGAAACCTTTCAAAATAATCCCCATTGGCGCGATTTAATTCTGTTCTACGAATATTTTCATGGCGATAATGGCGCAGGACTGGGCGCTAGTCATCAAACTGGCTGGACAGGTGTAGTCGCTAAACTCATTCAGCAATGCGGCGAATACGGCGGACAAAATCAAGCTTCCAAACCTGCTCAAAAATAG
- a CDS encoding nuclear transport factor 2 family protein, with product MNPEDIRIAIAQARDAWIARDGEALAALFTPNGEIIVPGQRWQGQERIRQEVAHFAQQYSDVRIEIQQVIVDGDRAVVEWYYEDTENATGRCNKADDVIVINFQAGRISRWREYFDTETPKLRT from the coding sequence ATGAATCCAGAAGACATTCGGATAGCGATCGCGCAAGCTAGAGACGCTTGGATTGCGCGTGACGGCGAGGCTCTAGCAGCACTGTTTACGCCCAACGGTGAAATCATCGTACCGGGTCAACGATGGCAGGGGCAAGAGAGAATTCGGCAAGAAGTCGCTCATTTTGCTCAGCAGTATTCAGATGTAAGAATTGAGATTCAGCAGGTTATCGTTGATGGCGATCGCGCAGTAGTCGAGTGGTATTACGAAGATACTGAAAATGCAACAGGTCGTTGTAACAAAGCCGATGATGTTATTGTTATTAATTTCCAAGCGGGTCGGATTAGTCGCTGGCGTGAATATTTTGATACTGAAACGCCTAAGTTAAGAACATGA
- a CDS encoding response regulator: MTTKRILVIDDEEDIREVAQLSLEMAANWDVLTASSGREGLAKAEVEQLDAILLDVMMPDWDGVTTFQQLQANPATQHIPVLLLTAKMQAADKRRFAQLGVKAVIAKPFDPMTLADQVAKSLGWDI; the protein is encoded by the coding sequence GTGACAACGAAGCGCATCCTGGTAATTGATGATGAAGAGGATATTCGGGAAGTAGCTCAGTTGAGCTTAGAAATGGCAGCCAACTGGGATGTTTTGACAGCGAGTTCTGGGAGGGAAGGGCTTGCCAAGGCTGAAGTTGAACAACTTGACGCCATCCTTCTGGATGTGATGATGCCTGACTGGGACGGTGTAACAACGTTTCAACAGCTGCAAGCGAATCCGGCAACCCAGCACATCCCCGTACTTTTGTTGACTGCTAAGATGCAGGCTGCCGACAAACGCCGTTTTGCTCAACTAGGAGTAAAGGCAGTAATTGCGAAACCTTTCGACCCGATGACTCTGGCAGATCAAGTTGCGAAGTCTTTAGGATGGGATATTTAA
- a CDS encoding M23 family metallopeptidase has protein sequence MKQLAISQFRKYGLIGVISCATVLGTSFCLLTQAKDYSPTQGHPSLGSGLIWPTQGNLTQGFNTYHEGIDIANSTGTPIVAAASGTVIKAGRDDSGWGLGNVIEIQHPDGSHTVYGHNSRLLVSKGQQVTQGQVIAEMGSTGNSTGPHLHFEYHPDGRLAVDPAAGLPSLVAGRIPPPRTATAAPKPIDPPPVVSQTVRNNADTRGNTKLYPNLNVYSGGRQQGNSLPVPRAIAPKPLQPIAVTPAPATYAVAATFNQCGNPLIEGETASSLVKVCRENGQLFYMGQLKQQPSASMQLAAWRVGQDRYQADNGSYSYFISPRGVEVWRNGRQLRSEPFNGSLKISRF, from the coding sequence ATGAAACAACTCGCTATTTCTCAATTCCGTAAATATGGCTTAATTGGCGTTATCTCATGCGCCACCGTGCTAGGTACAAGTTTCTGCCTCCTGACTCAAGCAAAAGACTATTCCCCTACTCAAGGTCATCCCTCCCTTGGTTCTGGCTTAATATGGCCCACTCAAGGGAATCTCACTCAAGGCTTTAATACTTATCACGAAGGAATTGATATTGCTAATAGCACTGGAACTCCGATTGTTGCTGCCGCATCGGGTACAGTCATCAAAGCTGGTCGTGATGATTCGGGATGGGGATTAGGCAACGTAATAGAAATCCAGCATCCTGATGGAAGCCACACGGTGTATGGTCACAATAGTCGTCTTTTGGTGAGTAAAGGTCAACAAGTTACTCAGGGTCAAGTAATTGCTGAGATGGGTTCGACAGGGAATAGTACAGGCCCTCATCTCCACTTTGAGTATCATCCTGATGGTCGTCTAGCGGTTGACCCGGCTGCCGGATTGCCCTCTTTAGTCGCAGGCAGGATTCCACCGCCGCGAACAGCAACCGCTGCGCCTAAACCGATTGATCCGCCTCCAGTGGTTTCTCAGACTGTACGCAACAACGCGGACACGAGAGGCAACACCAAACTTTACCCGAATCTAAATGTTTATTCTGGGGGTCGTCAGCAAGGGAACTCTCTTCCAGTACCGCGCGCGATCGCACCCAAACCACTGCAACCGATTGCAGTGACTCCGGCACCAGCGACTTATGCTGTTGCTGCGACTTTCAATCAATGCGGCAACCCCTTGATTGAAGGTGAGACGGCAAGCTCTCTGGTGAAAGTTTGTCGGGAAAATGGTCAATTGTTTTATATGGGGCAATTAAAGCAACAACCGAGCGCTTCGATGCAGCTTGCTGCTTGGCGTGTTGGGCAGGATCGGTATCAAGCGGATAACGGCAGTTATTCTTATTTTATTAGTCCACGCGGAGTAGAAGTTTGGCGAAATGGTCGTCAGCTCCGTTCTGAGCCTTTTAACGGTTCTTTGAAGATTTCACGGTTCTAA
- a CDS encoding peptidoglycan-binding domain-containing protein has product METLAYIHVSNTYEEAEAGIEYSLRDFSLNWKQPPSSAWLGLLGVAFLFGGLSEIQPANAAQYFVNTNGSCLNARYGPSTRYGVHSCVRNGAALAPVVAYRNGYAKLSTGRYVAANYISTRPGSGSNPGSGVGGSFLRLGSRGSAVRQVQSALGVSPTGYYGSVTQRAVRNFQSRNGLRADGVVGPQTRRALGV; this is encoded by the coding sequence ATGGAAACTCTTGCTTACATTCATGTTTCTAATACCTATGAAGAGGCAGAAGCTGGTATCGAGTATAGTCTGCGTGACTTTTCGCTGAACTGGAAGCAACCACCGAGTTCAGCTTGGCTGGGTTTACTTGGTGTAGCTTTCTTGTTCGGAGGTCTCAGCGAGATCCAACCAGCTAACGCAGCACAGTATTTTGTAAATACAAACGGCAGTTGTCTCAATGCTCGCTACGGTCCCAGCACACGTTACGGAGTGCATAGCTGCGTCCGTAATGGAGCTGCACTTGCACCAGTTGTGGCTTATCGCAACGGGTATGCAAAGCTTTCTACGGGCCGTTATGTTGCTGCTAACTATATCAGCACGAGACCAGGTTCTGGTTCTAATCCTGGTTCTGGTGTTGGCGGTTCCTTTCTCCGCCTAGGCTCTAGAGGTTCTGCTGTTCGACAAGTTCAATCTGCTTTAGGGGTTTCACCGACTGGATATTATGGTTCGGTGACTCAAAGAGCAGTCCGGAATTTTCAGTCGAGAAATGGCTTACGTGCAGATGGAGTAGTGGGACCGCAAACTCGCAGAGCGCTGGGAGTATAG